From a region of the Gossypium raimondii isolate GPD5lz chromosome 10, ASM2569854v1, whole genome shotgun sequence genome:
- the LOC105777158 gene encoding uncharacterized protein LOC105777158: MKKLFFFKSSSSSSNNNAAVPSPSADKQVFWENTLESGLNDQHSDKAEYGFLSPIRFFGKSRKQIPDSPSFCDSPVLRRSRSLSSAAFLVDGLEQQDFPSSNDQNRSPNITSHQQYDQSSRRRAVIPEKKSKAKRCEVAAIGSSRMRHDSSGSSSSCSSNVSSKVVDRYIDGEQLQESSKSKNSSKRNNFGNGGGRFPPRVQYTAPSSPTDSVKEKNKFHSFREAKGTRHQFSSRDWVENGFGHESPRMIAKNVVERLSQTHIPRSSSKEFDLHIPITTEDVYGGYLNRCPESKLDMLAQKGCVTDEPYENDIGYHEDFSGLEKQHCFFGGCSNGLNSSQTEEDIDMELQRRSKEAEERVLLLSEALGQETFLRDIGFNVSSLIETIRHLSEDKLNLALEVSELLQSRIAERVHTRDELRMARAELESQTKKIETEKHEIQLGLEKELDRRSSDWSSKLEKHRLEEQRLRERVRELAEQNVSLQREVSSFNEKETENRSMMTSSAEQLKELTRRVEKLNDENEVLRQNLSQSQEKHQAAIEDIDCIRRNFEEKDKECKEMHKSIAKLFRTCKEQEKTIEGLREGYNQEIEKKHSMEKNEVWVKNLQMEQMRLTGVELALRREVESCRHEVDSLRHENIDLLNRLKGNGKDVGALTFKLDKEMRNRVYYLQDQGLSMLNESAHLSSKLIEFIKGKTSQLQETQQGLDSQFIVESDVKVQCFKRGIESLTRSLQTISALLQEKSNPVASESDSESTKLNNQSSEEILRTELKSETLLTNLLREKLYSKELEVEQLQAEVAAGVRGNDILRCELQNAMDNISCLTHRLKDLELQMLKKDDNISRLRNDLQESMKELSILRGILPKVSEERDLMWEEVKQYSEKNMLLNSEIEVLKKKIETLDEDILLKEGQITILKDTLSNNKSFNLLGSPDLTREFLLE, from the exons ATGAAGAAGCTGTTTTTCTTCAAATCTTCCTCTAGCAGTAGTAATAACAATGCTGCTGTTCCTTCACCGTCGGCGGACAAGCAAGTTTTCTGGGAAAACACATTGGAAAGTGGGTTGAATGATCAACACAGTGATAAGGCTGAATACGGTTTTCTCAGTCCTATACGGTTTTTTGGAAAATCTCGAAAGCAAATACCTGATAGCCCTAGCTTTTGTGACAGTCCAGTTCTTCGAAGGAGTCGTTCTTTGTCATCAGCAGCCTTTCTTGTTGATGGTCTAGAACAACAAGATTTTCCTTCCTCAAATGATCAAAATAGGTCTCCTAATATTACTTCACACCAGCAGTATGATCAGTCATCACG GAGAAGAGCTGTTATTCCCGAGAAAAAGTCTAAGGCTAAACGATGTGAAGTGGCTGCTATTGGTTCTTCGAGGATGCGCCATGATTCATCTGGAAGCTCTTCCTCTTGCTCTAGCAATGTGTCAAGTAAAGTTGTGGACCGCTATATTGATGGAGAACAGCTGCAGGAAAGTAGCAAGTCAAAGAAcagttcaaaaagaaataattttggaAATGGTGGCGGGAGGTTTCCTCCACGAGTTCAGTATACAGCTCCTTCGTCTCCAACAGATAGTGTCAAAGAGAAAAACAAGTTTCATTCATTTAGGGAAGCCAAAGGCACGCGTCATCAGTTCTCATCTAGAGATTGGGTGGAAAATGGATTTGGGCATGAGTCACCCCGGATGATTGCAAAGAATGTGGTTGAAAGGCTTTCTCAGACTCATATCCCGAGATCAAGTTCAAAAGAATTTGATCTTCATATTCCGATCACCACTGAAGATGTATATGGTGGATACTTGAATAGATGCCCCGAGTCCAAATTGGATATGTTGGCCCAAAAAGGTTGTGTAACAGACGAGCCTTATGAAAATGATATTGGATATCATGAGGATTTCTCTGGCTTGGAGAAGCAACATTGTTTCTTTGGGGGATGTTCTAATGGTTTGAACTCTTCCCAAACAGAAGAGGATATAGATATGGAGTTACAAAGAAGATCGAAAGAAGCAGAGGAGAGAGTTTTGCTTCTTTCTGAAGCTCTTGGGCAGGAAACCTTTCTTCGTGACATTGGGTTTAATGTTTCGTCTCTCATTGAGACCATTAGACACCTATCAGAGGACAAATTAAACCTGGCACTTGAGGTTTCAGAACTTCTACAGTCTAGAATTGCAGAGAGAGTGCATACTAGGGATGAACTGAGAATGGCAAGGGCAGAATTAGAGTCACagacaaaaaaaatagagacaGAGAAACATGAGATACAATTGGGATTGGAAAAGGAGTTAGATAGAAGGTCAAGTGACTGGTCGTCTAAGCTTGAGAAGCATCGGTTAGAAGAGCAAAGGCTTCGCGAACGAGTTCGGGAGCTAGCGGAGCAAAATGTTTCACTTCAGAGAGAAGTCTCTTCCTTCAATGAAAAGGAAACAGAAAACAGAAGCATGATGACTTCTTCTGCCGAACAACTTAAAGAGTTGACTAGAAGGGTCGAAAAGCTGAATGATGAGAATGAAGTTCTAAGACAAAATCTCTCTCAGTCGCAAGAGAAGCATCAAGCTGCAATTGAAGATATTGATTGCATTAgaagaaattttgaagagaaAGATAAGGAGTGCAAGGAGATGCATAAGTCCATTGCCAAATTATTTCGAACCTGCAAAGAGCAAGAGAAAACAATTGAAGGGTTGCGAGAAGGATATAATCAGGAGATCGAGAAGAAGCATTCcatggaaaagaatgaagtttgGGTGAAAAATTTGCAAATGGAGCAAATGAGGTTGACTGGTGTAGAATTGGCATTAAGAAGGGAGGTGGAGTCTTGTAGGCATGAAGTTGATTCTCTTCGACATGAGAATATCGATTTACTGAATCGCTTAAAAGGTAATGGAAAAGACGTTGGAGCCTTAACCTTCAAGCTTGACAAGGAAATGCGGAATCGTGTATACTATTTGCAGGATCAAGGACTATCTATGCTTAATGAGAGCGCTCATTTGTCTTCCAAGTTAATTGAGTTCATCAAAGGAAAAACTAGTCAGCTTCAAGAAACTCAGCAGGGTTTAGATAGTCAATTTATTGTTGAATCTGATGTAAAGGTGCAATGCTTTAAACGTGGAATTGAAAGCTTAACAAGGAGTTTGCAGACAATTTCCGCTTTGCTGCAGGAGAAATCCAATCCAGTTGCCTCAGAGTCTGACTCGGAATCTACGAAACTCAATAACCAATCTTCAGAA GAGATTCTAAGAACGGAGCTTAAATCAGAAACATTGCTGACAAATTTGTTGAGAGAAAAGCTGTATTCTAAAGAGCTTGAAGTCGAACAGTTGCAAGCCGAGGTGGCAGCAGGTGTGAGAGGTAACGATATCCTTCGATGTGAATTACAGAATGCAATGGACAACATTTCCTGCCTCACCCACAGATTGAAGGATCTTGAACTGCAG ATGCTAAAGAAAGATGACAACATAAGCCGTCTCCGGAACGATTTACAAGAATCAATGAAGGAACTATCTATCTTGAGGGGTATACTACCTAAGGTTTCCGAAGAAAGAGACTTGATGTGGGAAGAGGTGAAGCAATATAGTGAGAAGAACATGTTATTAAACTCAGAGATTGAGGTGTTAAAAAAGAAGATAGAAACTTTGGATGAGGATATACTTTTAAAAGAAGGCCAAATTACAATCTTGAAAGACACCTTAAGCAACAACAAAAGTTTTAACCTTCTTGGTAGTCCCGATTTGACTCGAGAATTCCTCCTGGAATGA
- the LOC105777724 gene encoding protein MAEA homolog — MEIDPLPNGTGSTAATTTTETTVTATLPTATSNTTPSSKLSQLTESLKLEHQFLRVPFEHYKKTIRANHRTAEKEVSAVISSVADVADSNEISKDDAVLSLTSLVSRLQGLKRKLEEGSRTENLQVQNCRARLDHLESVDAENLSEWNNVRFKRILVDYMLRMSYYDTARKLAESSKIEELVDLEVFQEAKKVVDALKNQEVGPALAWCAENKSRLKKSKSKFEFQLRLQEFIELVRAENYMRAILYARRYLAPWGATHLKELQLVMTTLAFRSNTECTKYKVLFEPKQWDFLVDQFKQEFYKLHGMTLEPLLNIYLQAGLSALKTPCCFEDGCTKEDPLSQENFRKLAMPLPYSKQHHSKLVCYITKELMDTENPPQVLPNGYVYSTKALKEMAEKNNGKITCPRTGLVCNYSDLVKAYIS, encoded by the exons ATGGAAATCGATCCCCTTCCAAATGGCACCGGTTCCACCGCCGCCACAACAACCACCGAAACCACCGTCACGGCAACCTTACCCACCGCCACATCAAACACGACGCCGTCATCCAAGCTGAGCCAGCTGACGGAATCGTTGAAATTGGAGCACCAATTCTTGCGTGTTCCCTTCGAACATTACAAGAAGACGATCCGAGCGAATCACCGGACGGCCGAGAAAGAAGTCTCCGCCGTCATTTCAAGCGTTGCTGACGTAGCTGATAGTAACGAAATCTCCAAAGACGACGCTGTTTTGAGTCTTACTTCCCTTGTTTCCCGTTTGCAAGGCCTCAAGCGCAAG TTGGAAGAGGGGAGTCGAACAGAGAACTTGCAGGTGCAGAACTGTCGTGCTCGTCTTGATCACTTAGAATCCGTGGATGCTGAGAACCTGTCAGAATGGAATAACGTGCGATTCAAGCGTATCCTTGTGGACTACATGTTGCGTATGTCATATTATGACACAGCAAGGAAGCTTGCTGAAAGTAGCAAAATAGAG GAACTTGTCGATCTTGAAGTTTTCCAAGAAGCTAAGAAAGTTGTTGATGCCCTTAAAAATCAGGAGGTGGGTCCTGCTCTTGCCTGGTGTGCAGAAAACAAATCACGGTTGAAGAAGTCCAAG AGCAAATTTGAATTCCAGTTGAGACTTCAGGAGTTCATTGAGTTGGTACGAGCTGAAAACTACATGCGTGCTATTTTGTATGCTCGAAGGTACCTTGCACCATGGGGAGCTACTCATTTGAAAGAATTGCAGCTAGTCATGACAACATTGGCCTTTAGAAGTAATACTGAATGTACAAAGTACAAG GTTTTGTTTGAACCTAAGCAGTGGGACTTCCTGGTGGATCAGTTTAAACAGGAGTTCTACAAGTTGCACGGCATGACCCTGGAGCCATTGCTGAATATTTATCTTCAAGCAGGCCTGTCTGCATTGAAAACTCC ATGCTGTTTTGAAGATGGCTGCACCAAGGAGGACCCACTGTCACAGGAAAACTTCCGGAAGTTAGCGATGCCATTGCCCTACTCGAAGCAGCATCATTCAAAGCTTGTTTGCTACATAACCAAAGAGCTAATGGATACAGAGAACCCACCTCAAGTCCTACCTAACGGCTATGTCTACAGCACTAAG GCTCTCAAAGAAATGGCCGAGaaaaacaatggtaaaattacatgtCCGAGGACTGGTCTGGTCTGCAATTATTCTGACCTGGTTAAGGCCTATATCTCATAA